Below is a window of Hydrogenimonas sp. DNA.
TCAAATCACCAAAGGCCGCAAAAAAAAGATCATCATCCGCCGCATGGATGTCAATAACGCTATAGAGCTTCAAAAAGAGAAATCAAGTATGCTCTGCTACCTCAACGAAACGCTTTTTATTTTCAATAAAAGCGGATTAGTACATTACGGCTGTTTACGAAGTTATCTGGAAAACAAGCAAGGCGCAAAACTCATCGCCTTATTCAATCCCCGTTTTCCGGCCAATCCAAAAGCACAACCCCTGAAATTTTCTGACAATAATCAAATCAAACAGGTGAGCATCGGCAGCGCTACCGGTGTCATCAAAGCACACCTTGATCTAGACGGCCGTGTGAAGAGCTTCGAAGTCTTCGGTATGCTTCCCGAAGGTGCCGTGGGGTGGTTCAAAAAGGAGTCTGGCTATGGCAGCCTGGAAGACGATCCGCATCACTAAGCCCTGCCGGCTCAGTATAGAGAACGGAAATCTCGTCGTCGAAGATGAGACCATGAGGGTCAAGCTCTCACTCCCCGATACCGACAGTATCATCTTCGAGGGTGACCGCTTCACCATCAGCGCCAAAGTCCTGGCCGCCCTGAGCAGGCACAAAGTCGCCACTCTATTCTGCGACGAATACTACATGCCCACTGCCATTCTCCACCCCTATCACCAGAGCTCTCTGGCCACCAAAACTCTCAAGGCACAGCTCTCGATGCCAGATGAACTCCGCGACCGGATCTGGCAAGAGATAGTCCGCGTCAAGATTCTCAACCAGTCTTCCGTACTCCGCAACTTCTCCAAGATGTACACCAAACTCGAAACCTATGCCGACCATATCCGCCCCGGCGACCCCTACCGTGCCGAGGCCAAAAGCGCGCGACTCTACTGGAAGGAGCTGTTTACGGATCTCAAGAGGGAAGCCGACTCGCTCGATGTGCGCAACCAGGCCCTCAACTACGCCTATGCCATTCTGCGCAGCCTCGTCACCCGCGACCTCAGCGCTGCAGGTTTCCTTCCGGCACTAGGTCTCTGTCACGACAATCGCTACAACGCTTTCAACCTCAGCGACGATCTCATGGAGCCTTTTAGGCCCATTGTCGACGCGGCGCTCTATTTTCTCCTGCAACGTTACGAAGAGGAGCAGCTGAACCCGGAGTTTAAAAAAGCCATCATCTCCATCTTCGACAGCGAATACGTGGTCTATGAAGCGGGGCTTTCGGCCATTCGTACCGTCTCAACCAGATATATTCATGGCTTCAAAGCCACGGTAAAAAGCGCAAATATAGAGAGTCTACACTTTCCCACTATCGACTTCAAGGCACTTCGTGAGTGCTTTTAGAATCATGTGGCTTGTAGTAATGTTCGATCTACCCACCCAAACAAAAAAGGAGCGCAAGCGATATAGGTGGTTTGTCAATTTTCTGGACAAAGAAGCTTATATTCGCCTGCAGTATTCCGTATACGCCAAAGTTTTCAACTCGCTTGAATCGGCCAATTACGGTAAGAAAAGGCTCAAAGAGTTTCTCGACATCAATGTCAAGAAAGGCAATGTACGAATCATTCTATTCACTGACAGCCAATTTGGGAAAATGGAGATAATCGTCGGAGAATCCACCCCTCAGCAAGAGCAGGCAGAGCGCTCACTCTTCGATTTTTAATGTTGAGCAGCAAAAAAGCCTGTCCGAAAACAGGCTCTAAAATGGAACTGTCGTAACAGTTCTTGATTTTAAGACCCCTCAAAAAATCCCTGACCTGTTACAACAAAATCTATTTTACAACAAATCAGATCTGTTTTCAAGTTTTTGTTTTTATAAAACTGAGAAATTTTTTAGCGGTTTTAAGACCCCTCAAAACCCTGACCTGTTACAATACATTCTTGCTATAATACCCCTATGCCACGGTTTTAAGACCCCTCAAAACCCTGACCTGTTACAATGGTACAATTGTACGGGTTGAGCTCCAATTTGTTTTAAGACCCCTCAAAACCCTGACCTGTTACAATAGCTTATTTCGATACGTAAGACGTTCATATGTTTTAAGACCCCTCAAAACCCTGACCTGTTACAATAGCACATATCGTAAGGTATACTGAGCCCCCGTTTTAAGACCCCTCAAAACCCTGACCTGTTACAATCTGATCTTCGGAAAAGCGGAAGTGTTCGGTGTTTTAAGACCCCTCAAAACCCTGACCTGTTACAATCTGATCTTCGGAAAAGCGGAAGTGTTCGGTGTTTTAAGACCCCTCAAAACCCTGACCTGTTACAATGAAACCGGGACTGGAAGAGCTAGGCTGGTTGTTTTAAGACCCCTCAAAACCCTGACCTGTTACAATGAAGGGTAAAAAGAAAGCTGGGAAGCCTATGTTTTAAGACCCCTCAAAACCCTGACCTGTTACAATGACTCATTGTTTAACCTT
It encodes the following:
- a CDS encoding CRISPR-associated protein Cas1, with translation MAAWKTIRITKPCRLSIENGNLVVEDETMRVKLSLPDTDSIIFEGDRFTISAKVLAALSRHKVATLFCDEYYMPTAILHPYHQSSLATKTLKAQLSMPDELRDRIWQEIVRVKILNQSSVLRNFSKMYTKLETYADHIRPGDPYRAEAKSARLYWKELFTDLKREADSLDVRNQALNYAYAILRSLVTRDLSAAGFLPALGLCHDNRYNAFNLSDDLMEPFRPIVDAALYFLLQRYEEEQLNPEFKKAIISIFDSEYVVYEAGLSAIRTVSTRYIHGFKATVKSANIESLHFPTIDFKALRECF
- a CDS encoding CRISPR-associated protein Cas2, coding for MFDLPTQTKKERKRYRWFVNFLDKEAYIRLQYSVYAKVFNSLESANYGKKRLKEFLDINVKKGNVRIILFTDSQFGKMEIIVGESTPQQEQAERSLFDF